The genomic DNA TTTAGCAACATGATGGGAAAAAACATCAAACCGTCCCCGAAACGGAAAGTTTAAATGTGCAGTTGGTACTTTTTTATCATTTCCGGGAAAGGTAGAAAGTAAAATTCCTTCCTTTAATACCAACTCTGGACTATTGCTATTAAATACTGGTACACTATCCAACCTTCCTGGTAACATCCGCACCTCTTGAGGTTGTACTACCTCTGCAGGTGGTGTAGTTGGAGTTGCTTGAGCGAGAGTTAAACCGAGTAATACTGGCAACATAATACAGAGAAAAGTTTTTCTAAAAATACCCTAAAAAGACGCTGACAACTTTAGATAAGTGCCAATTGATTAATGATCAAAACAAAATCAGCAAGAATGTCCATCAAATTTTCTTGATTCAAAATTGGGACAAGGAATGGGTAATTGAGATTGACTCAAGTAGTCCAACACCGAATAATAAAGACCTTCACAGACAAACTTACCACAGTCATAGCTAATATCAACTGCTGCCGTACCAACTAATAATTGTTCAACATTAACAATTGTTTGCAAAGTTTTTTGCCCAAAATTTTCGGGACAATTTTTAGATGTCATAACCGTAGAGGTTACAGATATGCTACTAGCTATAACTTCTACACTTAAATTTTCATAACTAGCAGCCATACCGCAACAGATAACATAATCAGGTTGGAGTTGATTAATTTTGGTAATGACTAGAGAACTAGCAACCTCAACATCTACAGGAAGTCGGCGCAAAAAAATTAAGTCATCAGAGCTATCGGCCATTTTGGCTAATTCGAGTAACAAGTCATCAGAAGAATTTGACTGTTGTTCACTTAGCCAAGTGTCAAAAGAAGTTAATAATATTTTTTTCTGCATAACAAATATTATTTAGAATTAGAATATATATTAGAAATAGCTTGCCAATACTGCTAAGTTAACAATCTTTAATTTTCCATTTGCCTGGAGAAAAGATTAAAGGGTGAAGTTGAAAGAAATTTTTTCTGACCTTTTCCCCCTTAACCGAGAAGTGTTGAATTCCTTCCCCCATTAATTTACAAGGAGTAGGTAAATGCCAGTGATTGCAGTCATAGATTACGAAATGGGAAATTTGCACTCAGTTTGCAAAGGTTTAGAAAAAGCTGGGGCAACTCCTAATGTCACTTATTCTGCTAGAGAGATAGAACAAGCAGATGCGGTAGTTTTGCCAGGAGTTGGATCTTTTGATCCTGCCATGCAACATTTGCGATCGCGTGGTTTAGAACAACCTATCAAAGATGTTATCGCCTCTGGTAAACCCTTTTTAGGTATTTGTCTAGGACTGCAAATTTTATTTGAATCTAGCGCCGAAGGAACTCAACCAGGTTTAGGAATTATCCGAGGAAAAGTCAAACGCTTTCGTCCTGAAGCTGGTATTGCTATTCCCCAGATGGGTTGGAATCAACTCCAACTAACTCAAGCAAAGAGCATTTTGTGGGAACATTTACCCCCTAATCCTTGGGTTTATTTTGTCCATTCCT from Okeanomitos corallinicola TIOX110 includes the following:
- the hisH gene encoding imidazole glycerol phosphate synthase subunit HisH; translated protein: MPVIAVIDYEMGNLHSVCKGLEKAGATPNVTYSAREIEQADAVVLPGVGSFDPAMQHLRSRGLEQPIKDVIASGKPFLGICLGLQILFESSAEGTQPGLGIIRGKVKRFRPEAGIAIPQMGWNQLQLTQAKSILWEHLPPNPWVYFVHSYYVDPIEPKVKAATVNHGSQNVTAAIAQDNLMAVQFHPEKSSNIGLQILSNFVAQVREKIPA